One genomic region from Methanocaldococcus fervens AG86 encodes:
- a CDS encoding histidinol phosphate phosphatase domain-containing protein: MRFDFHTHTVFSDGELIPSELVRRAKVLRHKAIAITDHADFSNYKELIEKTTIAKEELKKYWDDIVVIVGVELTHVPPKSIPKLAKKCKDLGAEIVVVHGETVVEPVEEKTNYYASISEDVDILAHPGFLDKETAENLKENDIFVEITSRRGHNITNGYVVNIAREFELKTLINTDTHAPEDLIDAEFAKKVGLGAGLTNKELEKTLLDYPKALLKRI; the protein is encoded by the coding sequence ATGAGATTTGACTTCCACACACATACAGTTTTTAGTGATGGGGAGCTAATCCCATCTGAGTTAGTTAGAAGGGCTAAGGTTTTAAGACATAAAGCTATAGCAATAACTGACCATGCTGATTTTAGCAACTATAAAGAGCTTATAGAAAAAACCACTATTGCAAAGGAGGAATTAAAAAAATATTGGGATGATATTGTTGTTATTGTTGGTGTTGAGCTAACACACGTTCCACCAAAGTCAATTCCAAAGCTTGCCAAGAAATGCAAAGATTTAGGAGCTGAGATTGTTGTAGTTCATGGTGAAACAGTCGTTGAACCGGTAGAGGAAAAAACTAATTATTATGCCTCAATATCTGAAGATGTTGATATCTTAGCCCATCCTGGATTTTTAGATAAGGAGACAGCTGAAAATTTAAAAGAAAATGATATATTTGTTGAGATTACTTCAAGAAGAGGGCATAATATAACCAACGGCTATGTTGTCAATATTGCAAGAGAGTTTGAATTAAAAACTTTAATTAACACCGATACCCATGCTCCAGAGGATTTAATTGATGCTGAATTTGCAAAAAAAGTTGGTTTGGGAGCTGGATTAACAAATAAAGAGTTGGAAAAAACATTGTTAGATTATCCAAAAGCGTTGTTAAAAAGGATATAA